The Prionailurus viverrinus isolate Anna chromosome B4, UM_Priviv_1.0, whole genome shotgun sequence genome has a window encoding:
- the LOC125169988 gene encoding protein SCO2 homolog, mitochondrial has product MLLLVLAPKAWHRLSHLKPSALVWTPGGKAGHVRCRLLSRQGPGDTGRQSRPQGPGLGTRLLITALFGAGLGGAWLAARAEKEQRRQQQRTEALRQAAVGQGDFSLLDHQGRARCKADFRGQWVLMYFGFTHCPDICPEELEKLVQVVRQLEAEPGLPPVQPVFITVDPERDTVAAMARYVQDFHPRLLGLTGSAEQVAQVSRSYRVYYSAGPKDEDQDYIVDHSIAIYLLSPDGLFTDYYSRARSAEQIADSVRRHMAAFRSVLH; this is encoded by the coding sequence ATGCTGCTGCTGGTTCTGGCACCCAAGGCTTGGCACAGGCTCTCTCATCTGAAGCCCTCAGCCCTCGTTTGGACCCCGGGAGGCAAGGCCGGACATGTGAGGTGTCGGCTCCTGTCAAGGCAGGGCCCTGGAGACACGGGCAGGCAGAGCcggccccagggccctgggctTGGAACTAGGCTGTTGATCACCGCCTTGtttggggctgggctgggtggggccTGGCTGGCTGCCAGGGCTGAGAAGGAGCAGCGGCGGCAGCAACAGCGGACAGAGGCCCTGCGCCAGGCGGCTGTGGGCCAGGGGGACTTCAGCCTGCTGGACCACCAGGGACGGGCTCGCTGCAAAGCCGACTTCCGGGGTCAGTGGGTGCTGATGTACTTTGGGTTCACTCACTGCCCCGACATCTGCCCAGAAGAGCTGGAGAAGTTGGTGCAGGTGGTACGGCAGCTGGAGGCTGAGCCCGGCCTGCCCCCGGTGCAGCCTGTCTTCATTACTGTGGACCCCGAGCGGGACACTGTCGCAGCCATGGCCCGCTACGTACAGGACTTCCACCCACGGTTGCTGGGCCTGACCGGTTCTGCTGAGCAGGTGGCCCAAGTGAGCCGCAGCTACCGCGTGTACTACAGCGCGGGCCCCAAGGACGAGGACCAGGATTACATCGTGGACCACTCCATTGCCATCTACCTGCTCAGCCCTGACGGCCTCTTCACAGACTACTACAGCCGGGCCAGATCAGCAGAGCAGATCGCAGACAGCGTGAGGCGCCACATGGCTGCCTTCCGCAGCGTCCTGCACTGA
- the ODF3B gene encoding outer dense fiber protein 3B: protein MGSDVWVGPWRPHRPRGPIAALYRGPGPKYMLPPNTGYILHDPSRPRAPAFSFGARLPTQQTSCGPGPGHLIPARMTVRGPDGTPAYSIYGRPRHAAPFLTPGPGRYFPERAGNATYPSAPRHTIAPRNWGIHAEPQTPGPGAYTVPSLLGPRVIGKVSAPTYSIYGRSAVGSCFEDLSKTPGPCAYHVVNTGIYKPRAPQFSMLARNSLPQDNTLNPGPAAYNVDQGHRKPGGWSFGIRHSDHLARVLTYADD from the exons ATGGGCTCGGACGTCTGGGTCGGCCCTTGGCGGCCGCACCGGCCCCGCGGCCCCATCGCAGCGCTCTACAGAGGCCCGGGGCCCAAGTACATGCTGCCACCGAACACCG GCTACATCCTGCACGACCCGTCGCGGCCCCGCGCCCCGGCGTTCTCCTTCGGCGCTCGCCTCCCCACGCAGCAGACTTCGTGCGGCCCCGGGCCCGGCCACCTGATTCCAGCTCGTATGACCGTGCGCGGCCCCGACGGCACCCCCGCCTACTCCATCTACGGCCGTCCGCGCCACGCAGCGCCCTTCCTCACTCCGGGACCCG GCAGGTACTTCCCAGAACGAGCTGGGAACGCGACGTACCCCAGTGCGCCTCGGCACACCATCGCCCCCCGAAACTGGGGCATCCACGCGGAGCCGCAGACCCCAG GCCCCGGGGCCTACACTGTGCCCTCGCTCTTGGGTCCGCGTGTCATCGGTAAAGTCTCGGCCCCAACTTACTCCATCTATGGCCGCAGCGCAGTGGGCAGCTGCTTCGAGGACCTCAGcaag ACCCCGGGTCCCTGCGCCTACCACGTGGTGAACACTGGGATCTACAAGCCTCGGGCCCCTCAGTTCTCGATGCTGGCGCGGAATTCACTCCCCCAGGACAACACCCTGAATCCGGGACCCGCAGCCTACAACGTGGACCAAGGG CACCGCAAGCCCGGCGGCTGGAGCTTCGGGATCCGGCACTCGGACCACCTGGCCCGGGTCCTGACCTACGCGGATGACTGA
- the TYMP gene encoding LOW QUALITY PROTEIN: thymidine phosphorylase (The sequence of the model RefSeq protein was modified relative to this genomic sequence to represent the inferred CDS: inserted 1 base in 1 codon; substituted 2 bases at 2 genomic stop codons), translated as MRGRDRDQGRDRGRELKQLPGLTRLKRDESPLSXGDLRGFVRAVLGRAQGAQIGAVLVAMPLGGIDLKKKVVLTQALAKSGQQLELPEPLCLQLMNKXSTRGVGDKVSLDLVPTRLAIGYKVPWWGREGWGRGGSPANKLESIPGFTLIQSXEQVQVINLFLSRQHNFYLVFLKMNHLTSHTPHLRKSSRPLCVTTPSILSQKMVDNPSPPVVDLKYSLVTPSSCQESWGAPVPAGVRVSYVNPSVAVACLGRSSNVSSTSPA; from the exons ATGAGAGGGAGAGACCGGGATCAGGGTCGGGACAG GGGGAGGGAGCTCAAGCAACTCCCGGGTCTGACCCGCCTGAAGAGAGACGAAAGCCCCCTGAGCTAGGGGGACCTGCGGGGCTTCGTGCGCGCTGTGTTGGGGAGGGCGCAGGGCGCGCAAATCGGT GCCGTGCTAGTGGCCATGCCACTGGGAGGCATAGATCTGAAGAAGAAAGTGGTGCTGACCCAGGCCCTGGCCAAGTCTGGACAGCAGCTGGAGCTGCCAGAGCCCTTATGCCTGCAACTCATGAACA ATTCTACAAGGGGAGTGGGTGACAAGGTCAGCCTGGACCTGGTACCTACCCGGCTGGCTATAGGCTACAAG GTACcctggtggggaagggaggggtggggccggGGAGGAAGCCCCGCCAATAAACTGGAGTCTATTCCTGGATTCACCCTCATCCAGAGTTAAGAGCAGGTACAG gttatAAACCTATTCTTAAGTAGACAGCACAACTTTTATTTGgtgtttctgaaaatgaatcatctcacttctcacaCGCCACATCTCCGAAAAAGCTCCAGACCCCTCTGCGTCACCACCCCCTCCATCCTCAGTCAGAAGATGGTGGACAACCCATCCCCTCCGGTGGTGGACTTGAAGTATTCCCTAGTCACACCCAGCAGCTGCCAAGAGTCCTGGGGAGCACCTGTGCCTGCTGGAGTTCGTGTGTCCTATGTGAATCCCAGTGTGGCTGTGGCCTGTTTGGGTAGGTCTTCTAACGTGAGCTCAACTTCCCCTGCATGA